A genomic region of Capnocytophaga canimorsus contains the following coding sequences:
- a CDS encoding YqjF family protein, protein MGNFDFLTDTAHRPWQLPKGKWQYYQQWNDALFLHFQVDDNSLRKLVPLGLSLDDFQGNYYVSLVAFKMEKIRPRLLPSWSYISDFYEINLRTYVKKQDKSGVYFLNIEAEKALSAKIARMLSGLPYEKSNIRRTLNRYHNQNKIKEFELDVEFSVGDKINTKTPLDCWLTEKYCLYLQDKDQHLRFNIHHREWDLHQVILKNIDLQYHISELKLCETDIIAAHYSSGVEVVSWSAEKV, encoded by the coding sequence ATGGGAAATTTTGATTTTTTAACCGATACTGCACATCGACCTTGGCAATTACCCAAAGGGAAATGGCAATATTACCAACAATGGAATGATGCCCTTTTTTTGCATTTCCAAGTTGATGATAATTCTTTAAGAAAACTCGTGCCTTTGGGCTTGTCATTAGATGATTTTCAGGGAAATTATTACGTATCATTAGTGGCTTTCAAAATGGAAAAAATACGCCCAAGGCTTTTACCTTCGTGGAGTTATATTTCTGATTTTTATGAAATAAACCTCCGCACCTATGTTAAAAAGCAAGACAAATCGGGCGTTTATTTTTTAAACATTGAAGCTGAAAAAGCACTTTCGGCAAAAATAGCAAGAATGCTTTCGGGGCTTCCTTATGAAAAGTCAAATATCCGAAGAACTCTTAACCGATACCATAATCAAAACAAAATCAAAGAATTTGAATTAGATGTTGAATTTTCGGTGGGCGATAAAATCAACACAAAAACACCACTTGATTGTTGGCTTACCGAAAAATATTGTTTGTATTTGCAAGATAAAGACCAACACCTGCGTTTTAACATCCATCACCGTGAGTGGGATTTGCATCAAGTTATCTTAAAAAACATTGATTTACAATACCATATATCAGAACTAAAACTCTGTGAGACAGACATAATAGCCGCACACTATTCATCAGGGGTGGAAGTAGTGTCGTGGTCGGCTGAAAAGGTTTAA
- the ald gene encoding alanine dehydrogenase gives MIIGIPKEIKNNENRVGATPAGVKELIKNGHTVYVQKSAGIGSGFSDEEYQKAGATILPTIESVYAQSEMIYKVKEPIATEYELIKENQLIFTYFHFASEEALTHAMIKQKAVCLAYETVEANHSLPLLTPMSEVAGRMAAQQGARFLEKPQGGKGILMGGVPGVKPAKVLVLGGGVVGYNAAITAAGLGAEVIIADISLPKLRYLDSILPKNIKTLYASQYNIEKELPMCDLVIGAVLIPGAKAPALITREMLKLMTKGSVLVDVAIDQGGCFETSRVTTHSQPIYEVDGIVHYCVANIPGAVPFTSTLALTNATLPYAVSLANNGWKKACQFDKGLAAGLNVVQGKVTYKAVAETFHLEYTPVETFLK, from the coding sequence ATGATTATAGGAATCCCTAAAGAGATAAAAAATAATGAAAATAGAGTAGGAGCTACCCCTGCAGGAGTTAAAGAATTGATTAAAAATGGGCATACGGTGTATGTTCAGAAATCGGCAGGAATAGGTAGTGGTTTTTCCGATGAAGAGTATCAAAAAGCAGGAGCCACTATTTTACCCACCATAGAGTCGGTTTATGCTCAATCAGAGATGATTTACAAGGTAAAAGAACCCATTGCTACCGAGTATGAGCTGATTAAGGAAAATCAACTGATTTTCACATATTTTCATTTTGCTTCGGAAGAAGCTCTAACACACGCTATGATAAAGCAAAAGGCGGTTTGTTTGGCTTACGAAACGGTGGAAGCAAACCATTCGCTTCCGTTACTTACGCCAATGTCGGAAGTGGCAGGGCGTATGGCGGCACAGCAAGGTGCTCGTTTTTTAGAAAAACCACAAGGTGGAAAAGGCATTTTGATGGGTGGTGTTCCTGGAGTTAAACCTGCCAAAGTATTGGTTTTGGGCGGAGGTGTAGTGGGTTATAATGCAGCTATAACTGCCGCAGGATTGGGCGCTGAAGTAATCATTGCCGATATTTCTTTGCCCAAACTACGTTATCTGGATAGTATTTTGCCCAAAAACATCAAAACGCTGTACGCTTCGCAATACAATATTGAAAAAGAGCTTCCTATGTGTGATTTAGTTATCGGTGCAGTGCTCATTCCTGGGGCAAAAGCTCCTGCTTTAATCACTCGTGAAATGTTAAAACTAATGACCAAAGGTTCTGTTTTGGTAGATGTTGCTATTGACCAAGGCGGTTGTTTTGAAACTTCGCGTGTAACCACACACAGTCAACCTATTTATGAAGTGGACGGAATAGTTCATTATTGTGTGGCAAACATTCCTGGAGCAGTACCATTTACTTCTACTTTGGCGCTTACTAACGCTACTTTGCCTTATGCCGTATCACTTGCCAATAACGGATGGAAAAAGGCTTGTCAATTTGATAAGGGCTTGGCAGCAGGGCTCAATGTGGTTCAAGGAAAAGTAACCTACAAGGCAGTGGCCGAAACGTTCCATTTGGAATATACCCCAGTGGAAACTTTTCTAAAATAG